In the genome of Paracoccus sp. SCSIO 75233, one region contains:
- a CDS encoding ABC transporter ATP-binding protein has product MTTRLAVAGLRKRFGNIEALKGVSLTVEAGQRVALLGHNGAGKSTLMKIVLGLIGFDGGTVEVTGAAPGSASARRAVAYLPESVAFHPALTGQEQIRQYLRLRGEDPRKATELLARVGLEHAASRRIGTYSKGMRQRVGLAQALIGAPQLMVLDEPTSGLDPVSRREFYALLDDLAAQGTAILLSSHALTEVEARTDAIVILSEGRMVAEGTIADLRSRAALPVQFAVTPATGCAGAVAAMLPGAELRGGRLCLAVPSEEKMPLLSRLSGAGGQVADIEVTPPSLEDIYSHFGSRSAEGQAKGRAA; this is encoded by the coding sequence ATGACCACACGGTTGGCAGTGGCCGGGCTTCGCAAGCGGTTCGGCAATATCGAGGCGCTGAAAGGGGTTTCGCTGACGGTCGAGGCCGGACAGCGCGTGGCGCTTCTGGGTCATAACGGTGCGGGCAAGTCGACGCTGATGAAAATCGTGCTGGGTCTGATCGGATTTGACGGCGGCACGGTCGAGGTGACGGGGGCGGCCCCCGGTAGTGCGAGCGCGCGCCGTGCCGTGGCCTACCTGCCCGAGAGCGTCGCGTTTCATCCCGCCCTGACCGGACAGGAACAGATCCGGCAATATCTGCGACTGCGGGGCGAAGATCCCCGCAAGGCGACCGAGTTGCTGGCCCGCGTCGGGCTGGAACACGCGGCCAGCCGCCGGATCGGGACCTATTCCAAGGGGATGCGTCAGCGGGTCGGGCTGGCGCAGGCCCTGATCGGCGCGCCGCAGCTGATGGTGCTGGATGAGCCGACATCGGGCCTCGACCCGGTGTCGCGGCGGGAATTCTATGCGCTGCTGGACGATCTCGCGGCGCAAGGCACGGCGATCCTGCTGTCCTCTCACGCGCTGACGGAGGTGGAGGCGCGGACCGATGCGATCGTCATCCTGTCGGAAGGCCGGATGGTGGCCGAGGGCACGATTGCCGATCTGCGCAGCCGCGCCGCGCTGCCGGTGCAGTTCGCCGTCACCCCGGCGACCGGCTGTGCAGGTGCGGTTGCCGCCATGCTGCCGGGCGCGGAACTGCGTGGCGGGCGGCTATGCCTTGCCGTGCCGTCCGAAGAAAAAATGCCGCTTCTGTCGCGGCTGAGCGGGGCAGGCGGGCAGGTGGCCGATATAGAGGTCACGCCGCCCAGCCTTGAAGACATCTACAGCCATTTCGGCAGCCGTTCCGCCGAGGGGCAAGCGAAGGGACGGGCCGCATGA